In Nitrospira sp. CR1.1, the following are encoded in one genomic region:
- a CDS encoding transglycosylase SLT domain-containing protein has protein sequence MHLHRHLLRRGYGGPLGAFSRPKSRRSTWFCLAVVCLGVLPDSVAAEMPPDRFWYVNHSCVVAAANRYAVTVQILEAIILVESEGDPHAVNVNRDGKGDRRGPLSFKQATDLVAELWKAGANFDVGIAQINSVHMRQYKIDPVHFLDPCINIQWAAFVLRQKINEYQETWTAVGRYNGSRNIAGYSWKVYRALERLAGIRRARGLLR, from the coding sequence ATGCACCTACACAGGCACCTGTTAAGACGGGGGTATGGTGGGCCTCTGGGTGCATTCTCCAGACCGAAAAGTCGCCGTTCGACGTGGTTCTGTCTTGCGGTGGTATGTCTCGGTGTCTTGCCGGACAGTGTTGCGGCGGAGATGCCTCCGGACCGGTTTTGGTATGTGAACCACAGTTGTGTTGTGGCGGCGGCGAATCGCTACGCGGTGACCGTGCAAATATTGGAAGCCATTATTCTAGTGGAGAGTGAAGGGGATCCGCATGCGGTGAATGTGAATCGGGACGGCAAGGGGGATCGGCGAGGACCACTTTCTTTCAAGCAAGCGACGGATCTGGTTGCTGAACTGTGGAAGGCGGGGGCGAATTTTGATGTGGGGATTGCACAGATCAACAGCGTACACATGCGCCAGTACAAAATTGATCCAGTCCATTTTCTCGATCCTTGTATCAATATCCAATGGGCGGCCTTTGTCTTGCGGCAGAAGATCAACGAGTACCAAGAAACGTGGACAGCCGTAGGCCGTTACAACGGCAGTCGCAACATCGCGGGCTACAGCTGGAAGGTGTATCGGGCATTGGAGCGCCTCGCAGGCATCAGACGAGCCCGTGGCTTGCTGCGATGA
- a CDS encoding HD domain-containing protein: MLGRLWAAWRGESARVHTGEATSLVVPSLIEITLEDLAKDVWLPLNLDFIQQTGELVEEAEPEGSPVEYAPPDPEVAVAPAALTYPSASTSAEGPSSAQPVLPPQGGAQAATLDPATSTRPVSSGRSSALIRDFIMPYQPVIESQRALEPLLTVVKILEEYGDCPSIVTAGIERDEECTDLYSIRDTLAKITLRDHTYRVTELALALLKQTYRDGDLMIPKVLVATLGHDLGKIPRFRATAAHAMGDHPVVSAIKLQECFAGTSIPWFSEVLDAIKGHHRIGKDRLGVILRQADGQARVKEMILSTQEMQEKPLDSWCAGPEVLAIVAPRINRPLKGSKWAAFSLKGVVYVTPDAILEAAKELARQKKVVEMGLIRSTDREDTLRRLVKILGAADLLAMEIGEHFYGRPFDIFTKKAGIKQRGYFVPVKLEAFQIAESELESRKVAFMQLVTEFQLGRG; encoded by the coding sequence ATGCTCGGGAGATTGTGGGCAGCTTGGCGGGGCGAGTCTGCGAGAGTTCATACCGGAGAAGCAACTTCCCTTGTGGTGCCGAGCCTGATCGAAATCACCCTAGAGGATCTGGCTAAAGACGTGTGGCTTCCGCTCAATTTGGACTTCATTCAACAAACTGGGGAGCTGGTCGAGGAAGCTGAGCCCGAGGGCAGTCCAGTAGAGTATGCACCGCCTGATCCTGAGGTGGCCGTCGCTCCTGCGGCCCTGACATATCCCAGTGCATCAACTTCTGCGGAGGGCCCGTCCTCTGCCCAGCCGGTGCTGCCTCCTCAGGGAGGCGCACAGGCCGCCACACTCGATCCCGCCACCTCGACACGCCCGGTGTCGTCTGGCCGGTCGTCCGCACTTATTCGGGATTTCATCATGCCCTATCAACCGGTAATTGAGAGCCAGCGCGCACTGGAGCCGCTGCTCACGGTGGTGAAAATTCTCGAGGAATATGGGGACTGTCCGTCGATCGTGACGGCCGGTATCGAACGGGACGAAGAATGTACGGACCTCTATTCCATTCGCGATACGCTCGCGAAAATCACGCTGCGAGACCATACGTATCGGGTCACGGAGTTAGCGTTGGCGTTGCTCAAGCAGACCTACCGGGATGGAGATCTTATGATCCCGAAGGTACTGGTGGCGACACTAGGACATGATCTGGGTAAGATTCCGCGCTTTCGTGCGACTGCCGCCCATGCGATGGGGGATCATCCGGTTGTCAGCGCGATTAAGCTCCAAGAGTGCTTTGCCGGCACGTCCATCCCATGGTTCAGTGAGGTGTTGGATGCCATCAAGGGCCATCATCGGATCGGGAAGGATCGGCTGGGCGTGATTCTTCGGCAAGCCGATGGGCAGGCACGCGTGAAGGAAATGATCCTCAGCACGCAGGAGATGCAGGAGAAGCCGTTAGACAGTTGGTGTGCGGGACCAGAAGTCTTGGCGATCGTGGCGCCTCGGATCAATCGGCCACTCAAAGGAAGCAAGTGGGCGGCGTTTTCGCTGAAAGGGGTGGTGTATGTGACACCGGATGCCATTCTGGAGGCCGCCAAAGAGTTGGCACGGCAGAAGAAGGTCGTCGAAATGGGACTCATTCGATCGACCGATCGCGAGGATACGCTGCGGCGACTGGTGAAAATTCTAGGTGCGGCGGATCTCTTGGCTATGGAGATTGGCGAGCATTTTTACGGCCGGCCGTTCGACATCTTCACAAAGAAAGCGGGCATCAAACAGCGTGGCTATTTTGTGCCGGTCAAACTTGAAGCGTTTCAGATCGCCGAATCGGAACTCGAGTCTCGCAAGGTGGCGTTTATGCAGTTGGTGACCGAATTCCAGCTCGGTCGAGGATAG
- a CDS encoding heavy metal-binding domain-containing protein, protein MKILTVDVIPGHTYRYFQALIQIETVGIASWRDAVVRFTDFWGGRAKTYDSPIVHATQSMVNRLAQSAAALGADLIIGFDIQIHQVTARYWGWGMAQIIMRGTPIQFMDRDALGTILAGELSPFVARDQSARHPPDGNSLGEAVGMDEMTVPSLDTARLGTRR, encoded by the coding sequence ATGAAAATTCTTACGGTGGATGTCATTCCCGGACATACCTATCGGTATTTTCAGGCATTGATTCAGATCGAGACCGTCGGGATCGCTTCCTGGCGGGATGCCGTTGTCCGATTCACCGATTTCTGGGGAGGGCGCGCGAAGACGTATGACAGTCCGATCGTCCATGCGACTCAGAGCATGGTGAATAGGCTTGCGCAAAGCGCTGCGGCGTTGGGAGCTGACCTGATCATTGGTTTCGACATTCAGATTCATCAGGTGACGGCACGATACTGGGGGTGGGGTATGGCACAAATCATCATGCGGGGAACGCCGATTCAGTTTATGGATCGTGACGCGCTTGGGACGATTTTGGCCGGTGAACTGTCCCCCTTCGTTGCAAGGGACCAGTCCGCTCGACATCCGCCGGACGGAAATTCACTGGGAGAAGCGGTAGGGATGGACGAGATGACGGTGCCCTCATTGGATACGGCTCGGTTAGGCACGCGTCGATAG